In the Gossypium raimondii isolate GPD5lz chromosome 9, ASM2569854v1, whole genome shotgun sequence genome, one interval contains:
- the LOC105797377 gene encoding uncharacterized protein LOC105797377, translated as MPPHEEFSTKGLEGAPSNDIGWHFGTPVPNAKGNIVCKLCGKFVKGGITRFKEHITHKTGNVAPCPNVTGKQLEKVSNHNMSGIEGKNSEEVLVIGITFMKKGDVLMDQLDNIIEKEQEDGEAVFKFIIYERLPFQLASSPWLYNLIQVSTEVGQGVKLPTPYEVSEVHLESEYQRVRDWVNGLKTHWKELGATLMCDGWTNSLNQMHIINFLVYCSKGTIFWKSVDVSSVRSRVAEFYYCLLDSVVEEIGENYIVQIVNDNEAAMKAAGKKLMLKRKHLYWT; from the exons atgcCACCACATGAAGAGTTCTCGACTAAAGGATTGGAGGGTGCACCAAGTAATGATATAGGTTGGCACTTTGGAACTCCAGTGCCAAATGCGAAAGGAAATATCGTATGTAAACTTTGTGGTAAATTTGTGAAAGGAGGAATAACACGATTTAAAGAGCACATTACTCATAAAACCGGCAATGTTGCACCATGCCCTAATGTTACTG GCAAGCAACTCGAGAAAGTATCCAATCACAACATGAGTGGCATAGAAGGGAAGAATTCAGAAGAAGTATTGGTGATTGGGATAACATTTATGAAGAAGGGCGATGTTCTCATGGATCAGCTAGATAATATCATAGAGAAAGAACAA GAAGACGGTGAAGcggtatttaaatttataatatatgaaagaCTTCCTTTCCAATTAGCAAGCTCTCCATGGTTGTATAACTTAATTCAAGTGTCAACAGAAGTTGGACAAGGTGTAAAGCTCCCAACACCTTATGAGGTTTCAGAAGTGCATTTGGAGTCAGAGTATCAACGAGTTCGTGATTGGGTAAATGGACTAAAGACTCATTGGAAAGAATTGGGTGCAACTCTAATGTGTGATGGTTGGACCAACAGTTTGAATCAAATGCACATCATTAATTTCCTTGTTTATTGCAGTAAAGGAACCATTTTTTGGAAATCGGTAGATGTCTCAAGTGTCCGTAGTAGAGTTGCTGAATTCTACTACTGTTTGTTAGATTCAGTTGTAGAAGAAATTGGAGAAAATTACATTGTCCAAATAGTGAATGATAATGAGGCAGCAATGAAAGCTGCTGGAAAGAAATTAATGTTGAAAAGAAAACATCTATATTGGACCTAA